Part of the Quercus robur chromosome 5, dhQueRobu3.1, whole genome shotgun sequence genome, TCTTACTTATATGCCGCACAAAGGGCTCAAATCTACCATCGGCCGATGGGTCATGCATGAGTTTAGACTGGCGGGGAGCCTCCTACGCAATAAACAGGTAACTAgctatctttaaaaattttgaaagaaagaaatttccttccttgcATTTTTGTGTTATCGTTAATTTCGAGTTTCTATATATGTTTGAATGATATATATTACGTGCTAttggttgttttgattattgggttgttaaaatttgtaaaaaatttatttttatgttttagtctatgagtattttaatatttgaaagtAATTAAGGTTATTTTGTAATAAGGTAATTAGGGTTTTCTTGGCCAAATagaattagagtttaatttttatataatatataagcaAAATATTGTACTCTAGTGGTTTTCCTTGTTTGAAAGAAAGATTCTTTGTTGCATTCTTGTGTTATCGTTAATTTCAAGTTTCTATGTTTGAATGATATTACGTGCTATTGGTTGTTTAGATTATTGGGTTGTTAAAATTTGCAaaagttgtatttttatgttttagtgtATGAGTAtattaatatttgaaaataaccttattttgtaataaagtaattagggtttttttgaCCAAATAGAACTAGGGtctaatttttctataaaagcAAAATATTGTACTCTAGTTTTGACTCCAACCAACACTCGGAGACAATTAACCTAGTGCCAACTTTTAGTGGTTTTCCTTGTTTGGTGCTAATTTCAAGCAAACTTAAATGTTGACTCATGCTATgtaatatgtattttttaattttttttttaagattttatctttttatcaaACTACGTAATATTTTGTGGTATATTGTTGTTTAGATAACTAGGTTGTGCTTTTCATTATCGGGGTTATGAATATCTTACTGCCATGGTGTTTATATTGCATGGATTGTGCTATTTTGCTTTAAGTATTTGCATAAATACATTGTTGGCTTGGTTTCCTATTTGTTTATGATGGTATGGGAGTCTTGATATTACCTTCCGAATCTTTCTAGTGTATTTGGTGTCATTTGATTGATTGACTTGTTAATAAGAGTAAGATTTGTATTTTTATCACTTCTTTCTGTTAAAAATTTGGTTCTTATTTATTTCTATATAAATgtctttaatttattgtttcTGATTTTCCTTTTGTAGCCTTATTGATTTGATCAATATCTTTTCTTAGCTTTTATTAAACAACACGTAatcaacatattttttttcttgcagtATGAGGATTACGTGATTTGTAGGATCGAAAGCCAACGAGATAACGAAAAAGAAGACAGGCTTAGAAGTGAGGTCATTCAAAATGAAGAGCTTTCTATTGAAATATTTGAGCAACAGAAAGATGGCATGACTAATACTAAGTTTGCGGATGACATTGATAACATCAAATTAGAACTGTTGGAGGCTTACGTTTCATCGTTAGAATTTACATCTTGCCCATGGAAGTGGGATTGGGCGGCAATAAACACAACATCCTCAGCCTTCATGCTGCCAATGCCTTAAGACACTTTCTGTTTCTCTTTACAGCACTATgaatttatttagttttcaattcttttgttttgagtACATATGTAATTTTCAAGCTATTCTGTATATTGGCTGGTCTTCcaactataataaaaaattaagatttgttcCTCTCTACATATGCTCTAGTATTGttgcaaaatatttttggttcattttttgTTAGTGCCAAATTGATTTGTAACTGTTTCACTTATATGGAAAGTTAGAATATTCGCTGATAAGAGTTTGCTGAAGAATCCAAAGGTTTTATAGCATGTTGacctatttttatatttatttttcaattgaagGGTATAATTtgggagaaattattaggttcGAGAGGACTACTGAAGTGGTTCTCCCAACCAATAAAATGATGCTACTAATACAAATGTGTGAGTTAGCTTTTTAATAAgcacaagaaataaaaaataaaaaaaatcaccaaatgatgtcacatttgcatgaatttaacattttattagTTACGAGAACCAGGAAGGACCACCTCAACAGTAATTTGATGGACCTAATAATTCCTCACAATTTGGGTCTATTGAATTCAGTATCACTAATTTCTTGCATCTTTAATATCTTACTATCGTCTATTCCTACTTATGTTCGTTTGGATACTTCATGTAATTGAATATTAGTGTCATTAGTTTCTAACTTGAATGATCTTTCTTTACATTTATCCTACTCAAttgtttgactttttgttgctATTTTTATCTAACATGTTGAAACTTAGCTGCTGAATGATAATATGTCAATCACAAAACTGAAATGAATAATTATGGATAagcaaattaataattttttaataactagAAATTAATCATCAATTTTCAATGATTTGATACTTGATGTGAATTTCAACTATTACCAGATTAAAGATATATATAGGTTTCCcactaatgaaaaaataaatagtcaAGTAATGAGAGTAAGTATCactttgaactaaaaaaaaaaaaaagggaatgagAGAAAATCTCAGAATAATAATGTAATACGATTTTAAAATATCAGTCTGTGAAAGGCAAATACGCTATAGCTATAAGACTGCTGGATTTGCGTGGTTTCCACACTTTCCAGCTTTCCTTTCTTccctttattatttctttatgagTTGATGttgatgcatatatatatatatatatatatatcaatatatgtgtgtgtgtctatatataagCGGGGGGAACCCTCTATATTGCTTTGAAACTGACAAGTGCTTTTCTACCATTTCATTCTAGAATTTCAAGATAATCCTTGTCGGAAGGAAACAATAACCCTTGTTT contains:
- the LOC126728318 gene encoding NAC domain-containing protein 2-like, with the protein product MVDYESNMMEDYGNEDDDDLLPWFRFRPTDVEIVEHYLYNKAHGLPVSSNDVLIECDLYGEKDSWSWRKYFKDSDETSLYFFTKLKKVSTNGSRIQRTTPYGTWKPNNDKPIYRDKAKKNQIGSMRSLTYMPHKGLKSTIGRWVMHEFRLAGSLLRNKQYEDYVICRIESQRDNEKEDRLRSEVIQNEELSIEIFEQQKDGMTNTKFADDIDNIKLELLEAYVSSLEFTSCPWKWDWAAINTTSSAFMLPMP